The following nucleotide sequence is from Solidesulfovibrio carbinolicus.
AACGGACGTTTTCCACAAGGCTGTCGGCAAATACAAAGGGCTCTTGTTCCACGTAAGCTGTCATCCGACGTCTATCGGCCGAGGGCAAAGGCTCGCCGTCCAGCAGGATATCTCCTTTCTCCTGTTCGAAAAGCCCGGCGATGATCTTGAGCAAGGTGGTTTTGCCTGATCCGGATTCACCCATGATGACCAGCAGATCGCCTCGGGCCAAAGTCAGGGAGATGCCTTCCAATGCGCCTCGCTCCTGCTCCCCATATCGAAAAGACAGGTCGCGTAACGTCAGGTGCCGGCCTCCCGGAGCAGTGGTTTTGACCCCAAGCGATTCTCTGGGGAGGCGAAGCAGTTCGTTGACCCGGGTAAGCCCCACCAGCCCCCCCTGGGCGCTCACAAAGTATTCCACGGTCCGGCGCAGAGCGGGAAATAGGTAAGCCATGAAGGCCGACAAGGCCACAAAGGCCCCAAGATTGAAGGAACCACCCAAAATAAGAAAGGCGCATACCATAAGGATGGCCACGGGCAGCACGTTACTGATCCAGAGGATGACGGCGTAAGAGGCGGCTCGCATACGCATCATCCGGTCTGCCGCTCGGATGGAAACAGCGAAAGAGCGGGTGAAGCTGTCCGTGAGATAAATTTTCGAGTGCATCTTGGCCACTTCCGGGGCACCCAGAAGATTGCAATAGAGGCCGTTGTCCTCGGCTGTCGCGTCATAGAATGTATCGGTCAGCAGGCGTATGCGTTCTCCAAAGTGGCCCAGGAGAAATACGTAGACAGGGATGGCCGCCATGACCAGCAGCGTCGGTTTTAAAGCGATAATAGCCATGGCGACTAGACAAACCAGTACAGTGATGGCGTTTTCGCAAACGGAGATCAGGTTGTCATAGAAAGCGGACAAGGCCATGTCCGTATCGTTGAAGATTCGCGCTCCCAAGGCTGTGGGCTCTTCCTCCGCCAGCAACGCCAAGGGCGTCGTCAGCACGTGGTCGAGAACCTGCAAGCGCAGATCGCACAAAAGCATCCTGTATTGACGGAAGATGATAACCCCGTGCCAGTAGCTGACGCATCGTTCGAAGGTGACCGCCCCCAGGGCGAGCAAGCCATAAAAGACGATCTTCCAAGGATCACCCTGGACTTCCACGAGGTTGACGATGGCCTTGGAGAGCAGCGGCACCGGCAAGATGAGCGCGGTTGAGCAAAAAACGAGCAAGGCCACGCCGCAAAAGCTTCCAGGGTACCGGGCAATACAGTGCAGGGCGAAGCGGAGCCCCTCGTAGAGGGTGTCGCCGTTCTTGCCGGGATCGCTTGGCGTCCAAAACACATTGCGCTGCGTCATAGCGTCTCGTTCACGAGGTACATTTCCTGGCGGCCAGCCGCTGGGAGATCTCCGCTGCCGTGTAGGGGATCACCTCCGGCGAATCCGTGACCGCCAGATACGATTGGTACAGGCCGCCGCAAAAGGCCTTTATGGCGCACTGCGTGCAAACCTGTGCGTATGAACGTTCGTGGGCGTTAAGCGGTTGAAACATGGCGGCATCTTCGACTGATTCTGACAGATTGAAATCCTTGAGCCCAACAATGTTGAGCGTATTGGCTTTCTGAAAATCCAGACACAGGTGCTCCCGTCCCCGCAGCAGGCAAGGCGGAATGTTGTCCGCGTAGACAGCTTGGCCGTTTTGCAGCAAGAAATCGCAGGCAGCCAGCAAGCCAGGCAGGACGGCGGCATAGGGCGTCATGAGATCCAGGTATTTCTCATAGGAACCGGCCTGGATGACGCAGTACGAGAACAGGACGTAGACTGGCCTATAGGGCAAAAGAAAACGGGCCATGGACTCCAGGCCGTTGCAGTTATGGGCATGAATGACGTGAACGAGGGTCAGGTCGAGGTGGACGTGCTCCCGCAGGGCAAGAATGTTGGCGAGGCCTTCTTGCGTTTCCCGAAAACTGCCGGACACACGAGTGACCGCGTCATGCAAGCCGGCATGGTCCGCATGGACCGGAACATGGAAGTGATCCACTCCTGCGGCGACCAAGGCTTCGAGCCAGCTCCTATCCCGAAGGGCGCGGCCGTTGGTCAGCACACTGACGCCCAGACCGCCCTGACGCAGCCGACTTGCAAGCTCCGGCAGATCGGGCCGCAATGTCGGCTCTCCGCCGCTGATGCCGACCCGACCTAAGCCAGAATCGACGGCCACGGCCAAAGTGCGCGTCACGATTTCGTCCAGGGAGGGGAGATCCTCGATCGCTTGCGGCTTGTCCTTGTCGTAGCAATAGAGGCAGTTGTTGTTGCAGCGTAGGTCTGGAGCGATGATGACGAAACCCGTCGGGCCGGAAAGCGCGGATGCGTCAGGCATGGGCTGTGTCCTGTTGCGCCGGCGTCGTCGCCGTTTGGATCATGGCGCGCATTTCATCCATGGAAAAGGGCCGCAGATCGTCACGGCCAAAAGCTGCGAGGTGCGAACGGTAGACGCCGCCGCAAAAAGGTTCCAGGACACAACGTCCGCAGGGAACCGGCCGGGCGCGTTGTCTGCTTTTGATGGATTGTTCGAGCCCCTCGAAGGACGGGAGCCCCCTGTCGCCGGCAGCTTTTAGACCGTGAACACGTAGCCGGTTGTACTTGTGGAAGTCTAAACACATCGTTTCCAGGCCGCGCATGGCGCAGGGAGGAACATTCTCCAGGTAAACGGGCATATCCGCCGCAACGATGGCCGGCAGGGCTGCTTTTAGGGCATCAACTGTCTCCTGGAACGGCACGAGCAGTTCCTGCTGAGACTCGGGAGATTCATTTTCCACAATACAGGACGAAAAAAGAATGTAGTCCGGCATGAAACGCGCGGCAAAATCAATGAACGCCGCCAAGCGCTTTACGTTTCCCGTGTGCACGACCTGGACAATGGAGAATTTGAAAATGCTTTCCCGCCGCAGCGCCATGATATTCTGTATTCCAGCCAGTGCCTGCCGGAAGCTGCCCTGGCTTCGCGTGGTGGCGTCATGGCGGTCCTCCTGGTCCGCATGCAGGGGAATGTGGAAATGACCGACGCCGGCCTCGACCAATTCGCGCAACCGATTCTCGTCGGCCATAGTTCGGCCGTTTGTCAGCAGACATACGGAAATTCCGGCCTCGGTCAATGCCCGGACGTAAGACGTCAGATGCGGGTAAAGAGTTGGTTCTCCACCGCTTATCGCTACACTGGAGAGACCAGTACTGCGCGCTAAGCCAATGGTCCTGTCGAACAGTTCGTCTACGCTTGGCACAGCGCGAAAGGCATTGTCCCGATAATTCTCGTAGCAAAAAATGCAATTATTGTTGCATAAAAGCGTTGGACTGATGACGATAAAACCTTTCCGTGAGCCCATCGAGAGGAGAACTTGGTCCATTTCAGTTTCTCGGCGCTAAGCACTTGTTATGAAAACAGCGCCACCCCACCCGAACCATCCAACCGCCCCGGACAGAGAGGCACCGCCGGGAAAACTTGTCCGGCGGCACCAACTGGAGACGGAGTAGGCACAGCAGCCAATCCTGCGAACAACCGAAAAAGCCAAGCAGAAAGTTATAAGCAAAAGCCTCTCCAATAGTTACTTCGGCCTGGGCTTAGACTTCTTCTTTCCACCTCCGAAATCACCGCAGTAATCTCGATAAAAAAGGATCCGAGGATCAGCTGTGCCGAAGATTGGCAGCAACTCTTCAAGCGTTAACTCTTCCTTGCTCTCGTTCTGCCCCGCTGCGATCCCCACTTGAAGAACAGTCTGGCGCTTCTTTTCCATGACATTCTCCTTTTACAAAACAGGTTCTTTACTCCTACCATCAGTTATCGCCTAGGAGGCGAATACTGTCAACCCCGCATCGATGCCACGTTCATCAAACACGACACTTTCTGACAATCACTTCCGCCGCAGCCCTCAACCCCTGGCCCCGCCCCAAGCCCCTGCCCCGGACAGCCCCCAGGCGCGCGATCTCCTCCCCTCCCTGGGCCGTTTCCAAAGGCCCAGGGGCAAATCCCCACCCATTCCCCAAAAACAAAGCGCGGCCCTTATGCCGACCGCTAGAATACTACTTTGAACAAATGAGCATCTATTAGACATGGGGAGGGTCGCAAGGCCCTCCTTTTTTTGGTTCTTCACCTTACGTAACCGAAAAATTCGACAAGCTTCCGCAGCCGAAACGCGAATATCTGCTCCAACCTTTTCGCGACGACGAATTTGTGGACGACAAGACCGAGAATACCATAGGGCATGGCGTAGTGGACGATATCGGTCATCTCGACACCCTCGCCCACTTCACGGA
It contains:
- a CDS encoding radical SAM protein; this translates as MDQVLLSMGSRKGFIVISPTLLCNNNCIFCYENYRDNAFRAVPSVDELFDRTIGLARSTGLSSVAISGGEPTLYPHLTSYVRALTEAGISVCLLTNGRTMADENRLRELVEAGVGHFHIPLHADQEDRHDATTRSQGSFRQALAGIQNIMALRRESIFKFSIVQVVHTGNVKRLAAFIDFAARFMPDYILFSSCIVENESPESQQELLVPFQETVDALKAALPAIVAADMPVYLENVPPCAMRGLETMCLDFHKYNRLRVHGLKAAGDRGLPSFEGLEQSIKSRQRARPVPCGRCVLEPFCGGVYRSHLAAFGRDDLRPFSMDEMRAMIQTATTPAQQDTAHA
- a CDS encoding radical SAM protein, which codes for MPDASALSGPTGFVIIAPDLRCNNNCLYCYDKDKPQAIEDLPSLDEIVTRTLAVAVDSGLGRVGISGGEPTLRPDLPELASRLRQGGLGVSVLTNGRALRDRSWLEALVAAGVDHFHVPVHADHAGLHDAVTRVSGSFRETQEGLANILALREHVHLDLTLVHVIHAHNCNGLESMARFLLPYRPVYVLFSYCVIQAGSYEKYLDLMTPYAAVLPGLLAACDFLLQNGQAVYADNIPPCLLRGREHLCLDFQKANTLNIVGLKDFNLSESVEDAAMFQPLNAHERSYAQVCTQCAIKAFCGGLYQSYLAVTDSPEVIPYTAAEISQRLAARKCTS
- a CDS encoding ABC transporter ATP-binding protein, giving the protein MTQRNVFWTPSDPGKNGDTLYEGLRFALHCIARYPGSFCGVALLVFCSTALILPVPLLSKAIVNLVEVQGDPWKIVFYGLLALGAVTFERCVSYWHGVIIFRQYRMLLCDLRLQVLDHVLTTPLALLAEEEPTALGARIFNDTDMALSAFYDNLISVCENAITVLVCLVAMAIIALKPTLLVMAAIPVYVFLLGHFGERIRLLTDTFYDATAEDNGLYCNLLGAPEVAKMHSKIYLTDSFTRSFAVSIRAADRMMRMRAASYAVILWISNVLPVAILMVCAFLILGGSFNLGAFVALSAFMAYLFPALRRTVEYFVSAQGGLVGLTRVNELLRLPRESLGVKTTAPGGRHLTLRDLSFRYGEQERGALEGISLTLARGDLLVIMGESGSGKTTLLKIIAGLFEQEKGDILLDGEPLPSADRRRMTAYVEQEPFVFADSLVENVRLGRDWISTSQARQVLASVGLQGLLDSEDTAAGEDGPNLRQGGSNLSLGQKKRIALARALVKDADIIVIDEPTSGLDAENASRVMETIRRVCRDRFVIVVSHAENAIDEHSRVCILEGGRLHEPGRQ